A section of the Streptomyces sp. V3I8 genome encodes:
- a CDS encoding vitamin K epoxide reductase family protein: MSKTTVREGVSTDRETAAVPRAVGGGRVLALLLVVTGAAGLLASWVITIDKFKLLEDPNFTPGCSLNPVVSCGNIMKSDQASVFGFPNPMLGLVAYGMVVCVGMSLLGRAAFPRWYWLTLNAGTLFGVGFVTWLQYQSLYNINSLCLWCCLAWVATIVMFWAVTSHNVRNGLLPAPGWLKGFFAEFAWVPPVLHIGIIGMLILTRWWDFWTS; this comes from the coding sequence ATGAGCAAGACGACAGTCAGGGAAGGCGTCTCCACCGACCGGGAGACCGCCGCAGTCCCACGGGCCGTGGGCGGCGGCCGTGTCCTCGCCCTTCTGCTGGTGGTCACCGGCGCGGCCGGACTGCTGGCCTCCTGGGTCATCACCATCGACAAGTTCAAGCTGCTGGAGGACCCGAACTTCACCCCGGGCTGCAGCCTGAACCCGGTCGTCTCCTGCGGCAACATCATGAAGAGCGACCAGGCCTCCGTCTTCGGGTTCCCCAACCCGATGCTGGGCCTCGTCGCCTACGGCATGGTGGTCTGCGTCGGCATGAGCCTGCTGGGCCGGGCCGCCTTCCCGCGCTGGTACTGGCTGACGCTGAACGCGGGCACGCTGTTCGGCGTCGGCTTCGTGACCTGGCTCCAGTACCAGTCGCTGTACAACATCAACTCGCTGTGCCTGTGGTGCTGCCTCGCCTGGGTCGCGACCATCGTCATGTTCTGGGCGGTGACCTCGCACAACGTCCGCAACGGCCTGCTGCCCGCGCCCGGCTGGCTGAAGGGGTTCTTCGCCGAGTTCGCCTGGGTGCCGCCGGTCCTGCACATCGGGATCATCGGCATGCTGATCCTGACGCGCTGGTGGGACTTCTGGACCAGCTGA
- a CDS encoding replication-associated recombination protein A yields MEPDLFTAAAEERQEKDPSGSPLAVRMRPRVLDEVVGQQHLLKPGSPLRRLVGESGGGPAGPSSVILWGPPGTGKTTLAYVVSQATDKRFVELSAITAGVKEVRAVIESARRATGGFGKETVLFLDEIHRFSKAQQDSLLPAVENRWVTLIAATTENPYFSVISPLLSRSLLLTLEPLTDDDLRGLLRRALGSERGLKEALTLPEDAEEHLLRIAGGDARRALTALEAAAGSALDKGEPQITLQTLEETVDRAAVKYDRDGDQHYDVASALIKSIRGSDVDAALHYLARMIEAGEDPRFIARRLMISASEDIGLADPTALPTAVAAAQAVAMIGFPEAALTLSHATIALALAPKSNAATTAIGAAMEDVRKGHAGPVPTHLRDGHYKGAAALGHAQGYVYPHDLPEGIAAQQYAPEELKDREYYTPTRHGAEARYADAVEWTRKHLGRRRS; encoded by the coding sequence GTGGAGCCCGACCTGTTCACCGCCGCAGCCGAAGAACGCCAGGAGAAGGACCCGTCCGGCAGCCCCCTGGCCGTACGGATGCGCCCGCGCGTCCTCGACGAGGTCGTGGGCCAGCAGCATCTGCTGAAGCCCGGCTCACCCTTGCGCAGACTGGTCGGCGAGAGCGGCGGAGGCCCGGCCGGCCCCTCCTCGGTGATCCTCTGGGGTCCCCCCGGCACCGGCAAGACGACCCTGGCGTACGTGGTCTCCCAGGCGACGGACAAGCGCTTCGTGGAGCTCTCCGCGATCACCGCGGGCGTCAAGGAGGTGCGCGCGGTCATCGAGAGCGCCCGCCGCGCCACCGGCGGCTTCGGCAAGGAGACCGTCCTCTTCCTCGACGAGATCCACCGCTTCAGCAAGGCCCAGCAGGACTCCCTGCTGCCGGCCGTGGAGAACCGCTGGGTGACGCTGATCGCGGCGACCACGGAGAACCCGTACTTCTCGGTGATCTCCCCGCTGCTGTCCCGCTCCCTGCTGCTGACCCTCGAACCGCTCACCGACGACGACCTGCGCGGACTGCTCCGCAGGGCGCTGGGCTCCGAGCGCGGCCTCAAGGAGGCGCTCACCCTCCCCGAGGACGCCGAGGAGCACCTGCTGCGGATCGCGGGCGGCGACGCCCGCCGCGCGCTGACCGCCCTGGAGGCCGCGGCCGGGTCCGCGCTCGACAAGGGCGAGCCGCAGATCACCCTGCAGACCCTGGAGGAGACCGTCGACCGGGCCGCGGTGAAGTACGACCGCGACGGCGACCAGCACTACGACGTGGCCAGCGCCCTGATCAAGTCCATCCGCGGGTCGGACGTCGACGCGGCCCTGCACTACCTGGCGCGCATGATCGAGGCCGGTGAGGACCCCCGGTTCATCGCCCGCCGGCTGATGATCTCCGCCAGCGAGGACATCGGCCTCGCCGATCCGACCGCCCTGCCGACCGCCGTCGCCGCCGCCCAGGCCGTCGCCATGATCGGTTTCCCGGAGGCCGCGCTCACCCTCAGCCACGCCACCATCGCGCTCGCCCTGGCCCCGAAGTCGAACGCCGCGACGACCGCGATCGGCGCCGCCATGGAGGACGTGCGCAAGGGCCACGCGGGCCCCGTGCCGACGCACCTGCGCGACGGGCACTACAAGGGCGCCGCCGCGCTCGGCCACGCGCAGGGGTACGTGTACCCGCACGACCTGCCCGAAGGCATCGCCGCCCAGCAGTACGCGCCCGAGGAGCTCAAGGACCGCGAGTACTACACCCCGACCCGGCACGGCGCCGAGGCCCGCTACGCGGACGCGGTCGAGTGGACCAGGAAGCACCTCGGTCGCAGGCGGTCCTGA
- the rpsD gene encoding 30S ribosomal protein S4, translating into MANQPRPKVKKSRALGIALTPKAVKYFEARPYPPGEHGRGRKQNSDYKVRLLEKQRLRAQYDVSERQLVRAYERAAKTQGKTGEALVIELERRLDALVLRSGIARTIYQARQMVVHGHIEVNGGKVDKPSFRVKPDDVVMVRERSRSKTLFEVARAGGFAPDGETPRYLQVNLGALAFRLDREPNRKEIPVICDEQLVVEYYAR; encoded by the coding sequence GTGGCGAACCAGCCCCGCCCCAAGGTCAAGAAGTCGCGTGCCCTCGGCATCGCGCTGACCCCGAAGGCCGTCAAGTACTTCGAGGCCCGCCCCTACCCGCCGGGCGAGCACGGCCGCGGCCGCAAGCAGAACTCGGACTACAAGGTCCGTCTGCTCGAGAAGCAGCGTCTGCGCGCGCAGTACGACGTGTCCGAGCGCCAGCTCGTCCGCGCCTACGAGCGTGCCGCCAAGACGCAGGGCAAGACCGGTGAGGCCCTGGTCATCGAGCTCGAGCGCCGGCTCGACGCGCTGGTCCTGCGTTCGGGCATCGCCCGCACGATCTACCAGGCCCGCCAGATGGTCGTGCACGGCCACATCGAGGTCAACGGTGGCAAGGTCGACAAGCCGTCCTTCCGCGTCAAGCCCGACGACGTCGTGATGGTCCGCGAGCGCAGCCGCAGCAAGACGCTGTTCGAGGTCGCGCGTGCCGGTGGCTTCGCCCCCGACGGCGAGACCCCGCGCTACCTGCAGGTGAACCTCGGCGCCCTGGCGTTCCGCCTGGACCGCGAGCCGAACCGCAAGGAGATCCCGGTGATCTGCGACGAGCAGCTCGTCGTCGAGTACTACGCCCGCTGA
- a CDS encoding DUF948 domain-containing protein, which yields MSGGEVAGILVAVFWAILVSFLAVALARLAQTLRATTKLVADVTEQTVPLLADASAAVRSAQTQIERVDAIASDVQEVTSNASALSSTVASTFGGPLVKVAAFGYGVRRAMGGRREDEPAKPARRTVIVGRTVPSARRGKRKKD from the coding sequence GTGTCCGGTGGAGAGGTGGCCGGGATTCTGGTGGCCGTCTTCTGGGCGATCCTGGTCTCCTTCCTCGCGGTGGCACTCGCGAGGCTGGCCCAGACGCTCAGGGCGACCACCAAACTCGTCGCGGACGTGACCGAACAGACGGTCCCGCTCCTCGCGGACGCCTCCGCGGCAGTGCGCTCGGCGCAGACGCAGATCGAGCGGGTCGACGCCATCGCGTCGGACGTCCAGGAGGTCACGTCGAACGCGTCGGCGCTCTCCTCGACCGTCGCCTCGACCTTCGGCGGCCCGCTGGTGAAGGTGGCGGCGTTCGGCTACGGCGTGCGCCGGGCCATGGGCGGCCGCCGCGAGGACGAGCCCGCCAAGCCCGCGCGTCGCACCGTGATCGTGGGCCGCACCGTCCCGTCGGCGCGACGGGGAAAGCGGAAGAAGGACTGA
- a CDS encoding DUF6167 family protein, with translation MFRRTFWFTAGAAAGVWATTKVNRKIRQLTPESLAAQAANKAIETGHRIKDFALDVREGMARREAELGEALGLNADPELPPVRRVAALENRDDPQYEKNPQHGKNPTYVERSTYSHNRNEDH, from the coding sequence ATGTTCCGCCGTACGTTCTGGTTCACCGCGGGCGCAGCCGCCGGTGTGTGGGCCACCACCAAGGTCAACCGCAAGATCAGGCAGCTGACGCCCGAGAGCCTCGCGGCGCAGGCCGCGAACAAGGCGATCGAGACGGGCCACCGCATCAAGGACTTCGCGCTCGACGTCCGCGAGGGCATGGCCCGGCGCGAGGCGGAACTCGGCGAGGCGCTCGGTCTGAACGCCGATCCCGAGCTGCCGCCGGTGCGCCGCGTCGCCGCTCTCGAGAACCGCGACGACCCGCAGTACGAGAAGAACCCGCAGCACGGCAAGAACCCGACGTACGTCGAGAGGTCGACGTACTCGCACAACCGGAATGAGGACCACTGA
- the alaS gene encoding alanine--tRNA ligase, whose amino-acid sequence MESAEIRRRWLSFFEERGHTVVPSASLIADDPTLLLVPAGMVPFKPYFLGEVKPPFDRATSVQKCVRTPDIEEVGKTTRHGTFFQMCGNFSFGDYFKEGAIKYAWELLTSPQDKGGYGLEPEKLWITVYLEDDEAERIWHEVVGVPKERIQRLGKKDNYWSMGVPGPCGPCSEINYDRGPAFGAEGGPAVNDERYVEIWNLVFMQYERGEGTSKEDFEILGDLPSKNIDTGLGLERLAMILQDVQNLYEIDTSMAVIRKATELTGVEYGAGKDSDVSLRVVTDHMRTSVMLIGDGVSPGNEGRGYVLRRIMRRAIRNMRLLGATGPVVKDLVDVVIGMMGQQYPELVGDRQRIETVALAEEAAFLKALKGGTNILDTAVTETRAAGGRVLSGDKAFLLHDTWGFPIDLTLEMAAEQGLSVDQDGFRRLMKEQRERAKADAKAKKTGHADMGAYREIADAAGETDFIGYTSTEGESTVVGILVDGASSPAATEGDEVEIVLDRTPFYAEGGGQIGDTGRIRIDTGAVIEVRDCQKPVPGVYVHKGVVQVGEVTVGAKAQAVIDVRRRTAIARAHSATHLTHQALRDALGPTAAQAGSENQPGRFRFDFGSPAAVPTAVMTDVEQKINEVLARDLDVHAEILSIDEAKKQGAIAEFGEKYGERVRVVTIGDFSKELCGGTHVHNTAQLGLVKLLGESSIGSGVRRIEALVGVDAYNFLAREHTVVAQLQELIKGRPEELPEKVSAMLGKLKDAEKEIEKFRAEKVLQAAAGLAGSAKDVQGIALVTGQVPDGTSADDLRRLVLDVRGRIQGGRAVVVALFTTVNGKPLTVIATNEAARERGLKAGDLVRTAAKTLGGGGGGKPDVAQGGGQHPAAIGEAVDAVERLVAESAG is encoded by the coding sequence ATGGAGTCGGCCGAGATTCGCCGCCGCTGGTTGAGCTTCTTCGAGGAGCGCGGGCACACCGTCGTGCCTTCGGCGTCGCTCATCGCGGACGATCCGACCCTGCTCCTGGTCCCGGCCGGCATGGTGCCCTTCAAGCCCTACTTCCTCGGTGAGGTCAAGCCGCCCTTCGACCGCGCCACCAGCGTCCAGAAGTGCGTCCGGACACCGGACATCGAAGAGGTCGGCAAGACGACCCGGCACGGCACGTTCTTCCAGATGTGCGGCAACTTCTCCTTCGGCGACTACTTCAAGGAAGGCGCCATCAAGTACGCCTGGGAGCTGCTGACCAGCCCCCAGGACAAGGGCGGTTACGGCCTGGAGCCGGAGAAGCTCTGGATCACCGTGTACCTGGAGGACGACGAGGCCGAGCGCATCTGGCACGAGGTCGTCGGCGTCCCCAAGGAGCGCATCCAGCGCCTCGGCAAGAAGGACAACTACTGGTCCATGGGCGTCCCGGGCCCCTGCGGCCCGTGTTCCGAGATCAACTACGACCGCGGCCCCGCGTTCGGCGCCGAGGGCGGCCCCGCCGTCAACGACGAGCGGTACGTGGAGATCTGGAACCTCGTCTTCATGCAGTACGAGCGGGGCGAGGGCACCTCGAAGGAGGACTTCGAGATCCTCGGTGACCTGCCGAGCAAGAACATCGACACGGGTCTGGGCCTCGAACGCCTCGCCATGATCCTGCAGGACGTGCAGAACCTGTACGAGATCGACACCTCCATGGCCGTCATCAGGAAGGCCACCGAGCTGACCGGTGTCGAGTACGGCGCCGGCAAGGACTCCGACGTCTCCCTGCGCGTGGTCACCGACCACATGCGGACCTCCGTGATGCTCATCGGCGACGGCGTCTCGCCGGGCAACGAGGGCCGCGGCTACGTGCTGCGCCGCATCATGCGCCGCGCCATCCGCAACATGCGCCTCCTCGGCGCCACCGGCCCGGTCGTCAAGGACCTCGTCGACGTCGTCATCGGCATGATGGGGCAGCAGTACCCCGAGCTCGTCGGCGACCGGCAGCGCATCGAGACCGTCGCCCTCGCCGAGGAGGCCGCCTTCCTCAAGGCCCTCAAGGGCGGCACCAACATCCTCGACACCGCCGTCACGGAGACCAGGGCCGCCGGCGGCCGGGTCCTGTCCGGCGACAAGGCCTTCCTGCTGCACGACACCTGGGGCTTCCCCATCGACCTCACCCTGGAGATGGCCGCCGAGCAGGGGCTGTCGGTGGACCAGGACGGCTTCCGGCGCCTCATGAAGGAGCAGCGCGAGCGCGCCAAGGCCGACGCCAAGGCCAAGAAGACCGGGCACGCCGACATGGGCGCCTACCGCGAGATCGCCGACGCCGCCGGCGAGACCGACTTCATCGGCTACACCAGCACCGAGGGCGAGTCCACGGTCGTCGGCATCCTCGTCGACGGCGCCTCCTCACCGGCCGCCACCGAGGGCGACGAGGTCGAGATCGTCCTCGACCGCACCCCGTTCTACGCCGAGGGCGGCGGCCAGATCGGCGACACCGGCCGCATCAGGATCGACACGGGCGCCGTGATCGAGGTCCGCGACTGCCAGAAGCCGGTCCCCGGGGTGTACGTCCACAAGGGCGTCGTCCAGGTCGGCGAGGTGACCGTCGGCGCCAAGGCCCAGGCCGTCATCGACGTGCGCCGCCGCACGGCCATCGCCCGCGCCCACTCGGCCACGCACCTGACCCACCAGGCCCTGCGCGACGCCCTCGGCCCGACGGCCGCCCAGGCCGGTTCCGAGAACCAGCCCGGCCGCTTCCGCTTCGACTTCGGCTCCCCGGCCGCCGTGCCGACTGCCGTGATGACGGACGTCGAGCAGAAGATCAACGAGGTGCTCGCCCGCGACCTGGACGTGCACGCCGAGATCCTGAGCATCGACGAGGCCAAGAAGCAGGGCGCCATCGCCGAGTTCGGCGAGAAGTACGGCGAGCGCGTCCGCGTCGTCACCATCGGCGACTTCTCCAAGGAGCTCTGCGGCGGCACGCACGTGCACAACACCGCCCAGCTCGGCCTGGTGAAGCTGCTCGGCGAGTCCTCGATCGGTTCGGGCGTACGCCGTATCGAGGCCCTGGTGGGCGTCGACGCCTACAACTTCCTCGCCCGCGAGCACACGGTCGTCGCCCAGCTCCAGGAACTGATCAAGGGCCGTCCCGAGGAGCTCCCGGAGAAGGTCTCGGCCATGCTCGGCAAGCTGAAGGACGCCGAGAAGGAGATCGAGAAGTTCCGCGCCGAGAAGGTCCTCCAGGCCGCCGCCGGTCTCGCCGGGTCCGCCAAGGACGTGCAGGGCATCGCGCTGGTCACCGGTCAGGTCCCGGACGGCACGAGCGCCGACGACCTGCGCAGGCTGGTCCTCGACGTGCGCGGCCGCATCCAGGGCGGACGGGCCGTCGTGGTCGCCCTGTTCACCACGGTGAACGGCAAGCCGCTGACGGTCATCGCCACCAACGAGGCCGCCCGCGAGCGCGGCCTCAAGGCCGGTGACCTGGTGCGTACGGCCGCCAAGACCCTCGGTGGCGGCGGTGGCGGCAAGCCCGACGTCGCCCAGGGCGGTGGCCAGCACCCGGCCGCCATCGGTGAGGCCGTCGACGCCGTCGAGCGCCTCGTGGCCGAGTCCGCCGGGTGA
- the ruvX gene encoding Holliday junction resolvase RuvX codes for MRRGRRLAVDVGDARIGVASCDPDGILATPVETVPGRDVPAAHRRLRQLVEEYEPIEVVVGLPRSLKGGEGPAAVKVRAFAQVLARGIAPVPVRLVDERMTTVTAGQGLRASGVKAKKGRSVIDQVAAVIILQQALESERASGTSPGEGVEVVI; via the coding sequence ATGCGCCGCGGCCGCCGGCTCGCCGTCGACGTCGGGGACGCCCGGATCGGGGTCGCCTCGTGCGACCCCGACGGGATCCTCGCCACGCCGGTGGAGACCGTTCCGGGGCGTGACGTCCCGGCCGCCCACCGGCGCCTGCGGCAGCTCGTCGAGGAGTACGAGCCGATCGAGGTCGTCGTCGGTCTCCCGCGCTCCCTCAAGGGGGGCGAGGGTCCGGCCGCGGTGAAGGTCCGCGCCTTCGCGCAGGTCCTCGCGCGCGGGATCGCCCCCGTCCCGGTGCGGCTCGTGGACGAGAGGATGACCACGGTGACGGCCGGTCAGGGACTGCGCGCCTCGGGCGTGAAGGCCAAGAAGGGCAGATCGGTCATCGACCAGGTGGCGGCCGTGATCATCCTCCAGCAGGCACTGGAGTCCGAACGGGCGTCAGGCACATCCCCCGGCGAGGGCGTCGAAGTGGTCATCTGA
- the mltG gene encoding endolytic transglycosylase MltG, with protein sequence MTEYGRGPGSEPWHPEDPLYGDDGWAGQEAHAAQSSYGGQPQHHPEQPQPQQQPQQSQYGDWGNAPQPGYDQGQQQYDQGQQQYVQEQQQYGGHPPQQYNGQGGQGYGNEGGGRYDPNAQQYDQHGQPYNGGYDTGQQQYQPQQQIPYAGDPNDPYGNQAAAYGGQQPDHYGTPDAYPPPEPPGRRRAEPEPEPEPRQGDWDPGPDQGEHAFFADDADDPDDDSDDPQGRRRGKGGKGKGEKKRKSGCACLVVSLVFTSVIGGVAYFGYQFYENRFGSAPDYSGDGTGKQVTVVIPKGAFGSVIGQRLKAAGVVKSVDAFVAAQSKNSDGDKIQAGSYLLNKQMSAESAVALMLDPKSQNNLVVREGQRNVTVYEAIDKKLDLPKGSTAKVAKEKYESLGLPDWANDDTDIKDPLEGFLYPATYPADKDMKPEAVLKQMVSQANEEYAKYDLEAKAGDLGLEDPLQVVTVASLVQAEGITHDDFRKMASVVYNRLKPTNDVTNQKLEFDSTYNYLKGQSKIDISVAEIRNYDDPYNTYFYKGLPPGPIGNPGEDALKAAVNPDGGAWMFFISIDGKKTDFTKTLADHEKLVQKFNERRNKD encoded by the coding sequence ATGACTGAGTATGGCCGGGGCCCGGGCTCCGAACCGTGGCATCCCGAGGACCCGTTGTACGGGGACGACGGATGGGCAGGACAGGAGGCCCACGCGGCCCAGTCCTCCTACGGCGGCCAGCCGCAGCACCATCCGGAGCAGCCCCAGCCGCAGCAGCAGCCCCAGCAGTCGCAGTACGGCGACTGGGGCAACGCGCCGCAGCCCGGTTACGACCAGGGCCAGCAGCAGTACGACCAGGGCCAGCAGCAGTACGTCCAGGAGCAGCAGCAGTACGGCGGTCACCCTCCCCAGCAGTACAACGGCCAGGGCGGGCAGGGGTACGGCAACGAGGGCGGCGGTCGGTACGACCCGAACGCCCAGCAGTACGACCAGCACGGGCAGCCCTACAACGGCGGCTACGACACCGGTCAGCAGCAGTACCAGCCGCAGCAGCAGATCCCGTACGCCGGTGACCCGAACGACCCCTACGGCAACCAGGCCGCCGCGTACGGCGGTCAGCAGCCCGACCACTACGGGACCCCCGACGCGTATCCGCCACCGGAGCCGCCCGGCCGACGGCGCGCCGAACCCGAACCCGAGCCGGAACCGCGGCAGGGCGACTGGGACCCGGGCCCGGACCAGGGTGAGCACGCGTTCTTCGCGGATGACGCGGACGACCCGGACGACGACTCCGACGACCCGCAGGGCCGCCGGCGCGGCAAGGGGGGCAAGGGCAAGGGCGAGAAGAAACGCAAGAGCGGCTGCGCCTGCCTGGTCGTCTCGCTCGTCTTCACCTCGGTCATCGGTGGCGTCGCGTATTTCGGCTACCAGTTCTACGAGAATCGTTTCGGCTCGGCTCCCGATTACTCCGGCGACGGCACGGGCAAGCAGGTGACCGTCGTGATTCCGAAGGGCGCCTTCGGGTCGGTCATCGGCCAGCGGCTCAAGGCGGCCGGTGTCGTCAAGAGCGTGGACGCCTTCGTGGCGGCCCAGTCGAAGAATTCCGACGGCGACAAGATTCAAGCAGGTTCCTATCTGCTGAACAAGCAGATGTCCGCAGAAAGCGCTGTCGCGCTGATGCTCGACCCCAAGAGCCAGAACAACCTGGTCGTCCGCGAGGGGCAGCGCAACGTTACGGTGTACGAGGCGATCGACAAAAAGCTCGACCTCCCCAAGGGCAGCACCGCGAAGGTCGCGAAGGAGAAGTACGAGAGCCTCGGACTGCCGGACTGGGCGAACGACGACACCGACATCAAGGACCCGCTGGAAGGATTCCTCTACCCGGCGACCTACCCGGCCGACAAGGACATGAAGCCTGAGGCCGTCCTGAAGCAGATGGTGTCGCAGGCCAACGAGGAGTACGCCAAGTACGACCTGGAGGCGAAGGCCGGGGACCTCGGCCTGGAGGACCCGCTGCAGGTCGTCACGGTGGCGAGCTTGGTGCAGGCCGAGGGCATCACGCACGACGACTTCAGGAAGATGGCGTCCGTCGTCTACAACCGCCTGAAGCCGACGAACGACGTCACCAACCAGAAACTCGAGTTCGACTCGACGTACAACTATCTCAAGGGCCAGAGCAAGATCGACATCTCGGTCGCCGAGATCCGCAATTACGACGACCCGTACAACACGTACTTCTACAAGGGGCTGCCGCCCGGGCCGATCGGGAATCCCGGTGAGGACGCGCTGAAGGCGGCGGTGAACCCGGACGGCGGTGCGTGGATGTTCTTCATCTCCATCGACGGCAAGAAGACCGACTTCACCAAGACGTTGGCCGACCACGAGAAGCTGGTTCAGAAATTCAATGAACGGCGCAACAAGGACTGA
- a CDS encoding shikimate dehydrogenase — translation MNGATRTDGDRRYRAAVLGSPIGHSLSPVLHRAAYGELGLRDWSYDRFEIDEAALPEFLAGLGPEWAGLSLTMPLKRAVIPLLDGISDTAASVEAVNTVVFTEDGRRVGDNTDIPGIVAALRERGIEQVESAAVLGAGATASSALAALARVCTGEVVAYVRSAARAAEMRRWGERLGIEVRTADWADAGQALRAPLVIATTPAGTTDSLARSVPERPATLFDVLYDPWPTDLAARWSVCGGAVVSGLDLLVHQAVLQVEQMTGRAPVPLDALRTAGEKSLAAR, via the coding sequence ATGAACGGCGCAACAAGGACTGACGGGGACCGGCGGTACCGGGCCGCCGTTCTCGGTTCCCCGATCGGCCATTCCCTCTCTCCGGTGCTGCACCGTGCCGCGTACGGGGAACTGGGCCTGCGGGACTGGTCGTACGACCGCTTCGAGATCGACGAGGCGGCGCTGCCGGAATTCCTCGCGGGGCTCGGTCCCGAATGGGCCGGGCTCTCGCTGACGATGCCGCTCAAGCGCGCCGTCATCCCGCTGCTCGACGGGATCAGTGACACCGCGGCCTCCGTCGAGGCCGTGAACACGGTGGTGTTCACCGAGGACGGGCGCCGCGTCGGCGACAACACCGACATCCCCGGGATCGTCGCCGCGCTGCGCGAACGCGGCATCGAGCAGGTGGAGTCCGCGGCGGTCCTCGGCGCGGGCGCCACCGCCTCCTCCGCGCTGGCCGCGCTCGCCCGCGTCTGCACGGGCGAGGTCGTCGCGTACGTCCGCAGCGCGGCGCGCGCCGCCGAGATGCGGCGGTGGGGCGAGCGGCTCGGCATCGAGGTGCGCACGGCGGACTGGGCGGACGCCGGGCAGGCGCTGCGCGCGCCCCTGGTGATCGCGACGACCCCCGCGGGCACCACCGACTCCCTGGCCCGGTCCGTCCCCGAACGGCCCGCCACCCTGTTCGACGTCCTGTACGACCCGTGGCCGACCGATCTGGCGGCCCGCTGGTCCGTCTGCGGAGGCGCTGTCGTCAGTGGCCTGGACCTGCTGGTGCACCAGGCGGTCCTGCAGGTCGAGCAGATGACAGGGCGCGCTCCGGTTCCGCTCGACGCCCTGCGGACGGCGGGGGAGAAGTCCCTCGCGGCGCGGTAG